A part of Halalkalicoccus tibetensis genomic DNA contains:
- a CDS encoding isoaspartyl peptidase/L-asparaginase, translating to MEIILHGGAGGVPDEPEPRQAVLDDAVEHGAAQETPLDAVVSALCVLEESPMFNAGVGGAIQSDGQVRTDAGIMLSDLEIGAVASVPGVSEATRAARVIMEETPHVLVRGEFAAEVAAGFGIDTNVTLTTEDGLEEFEELDPPDGDAFEQLEWVNEVFGGAGTVGAVARSGDELAAATSTGGLSYAIAGRVGDVPQAGSGFYCTDAGGVSVTGTGEDIIRTTLSQRTAGLLEDGESAQSAAETALEEFVDLTDSTAGIIVLDADGDTGITFNSDAMQTSQSTEE from the coding sequence ATCGAGATTATCCTCCACGGTGGTGCGGGCGGTGTCCCGGATGAGCCTGAGCCGCGACAAGCCGTTCTTGACGACGCAGTCGAACACGGAGCCGCACAGGAGACGCCGCTTGATGCTGTAGTGAGTGCTCTCTGTGTTCTTGAAGAGTCGCCAATGTTCAATGCCGGAGTCGGTGGTGCGATCCAGAGCGACGGCCAAGTGCGAACCGACGCCGGTATCATGTTGAGCGATCTCGAGATCGGTGCCGTTGCATCGGTGCCAGGTGTATCCGAAGCTACTCGCGCTGCTCGCGTCATTATGGAAGAAACGCCCCATGTACTCGTTCGTGGTGAATTTGCCGCCGAAGTTGCGGCTGGCTTTGGAATCGATACAAACGTTACGCTCACGACCGAGGACGGTCTTGAAGAGTTCGAAGAACTTGACCCACCAGATGGTGACGCCTTTGAGCAGCTTGAATGGGTCAATGAAGTCTTCGGCGGTGCAGGGACGGTCGGTGCGGTTGCCCGTTCTGGTGACGAGTTGGCCGCCGCAACCTCGACTGGCGGCCTCTCGTATGCGATTGCGGGGCGGGTCGGTGATGTCCCACAGGCAGGGAGTGGGTTTTACTGTACCGACGCTGGCGGAGTGAGCGTTACAGGCACAGGCGAGGACATCATCAGGACAACGCTCTCACAGCGCACTGCCGGACTGTTAGAGGATGGTGAGTCGGCGCAATCAGCAGCTGAGACTGCTCTTGAAGAGTTTGTTGATCTCACCGATTCTACTGCCGGGATTATCGTACTCGATGCTGACGGCGATACAGGAATTACATTCAATAGCGACGCGATGCAGACAAGTCAGAGTACCGAGGAGTAG
- a CDS encoding dicarboxylate/amino acid:cation symporter — protein MGTSTSMNLWTQYRSIPIVYRIGAAFVLGSLVGLIVGEPATVLQPLGDLFVQLLSMIVIPIVVFTLIMGIRQLDPTTLGKVGGQVVVLYAITSSIAVFIGLTVANVVNPGQGLTLTEAEVDTEATPGIIEVLLGIVPEEPIGAMAEGDVLATMFFALVFGLALALLRDATDDPQIREGAETIFNIMETASEALFKIVWGIMEYGVIGVFALMAAVFGEAGPDALVSFGLLIGAMLVACLIHIAITHLGGLIMLLTQQSPIAFLVGSKEALITALSIRSSAGTLPVTMSNAEDNLRINEGVYGFSLPLGATINMDGTAMYQGVAAIFAANLVGVSLSITEQLMVVGIAVLASIGSAGVPGTGLIMLTLVLTQLGLPLEVVGFVAGVDPILDRLRTMVNISGDLAVATVVGHWNGAVDFGAGVWDGTEIGVPTGD, from the coding sequence ATGGGAACTAGTACCAGTATGAATTTGTGGACCCAATATCGGTCGATTCCGATCGTTTACCGGATCGGGGCGGCGTTCGTTCTGGGCTCGCTCGTCGGGCTGATCGTCGGCGAACCCGCGACCGTCTTACAACCACTGGGCGATCTCTTCGTCCAACTGCTTTCGATGATCGTCATTCCGATCGTTGTCTTCACCCTCATCATGGGGATTCGCCAACTTGATCCCACGACTCTTGGAAAGGTCGGGGGCCAAGTTGTCGTCCTCTATGCGATTACTTCGTCAATTGCCGTCTTCATCGGACTAACGGTCGCAAATGTCGTTAATCCCGGTCAAGGACTGACGCTGACCGAGGCAGAGGTCGATACCGAGGCGACGCCGGGTATCATTGAGGTCTTGCTCGGGATCGTTCCCGAAGAACCGATCGGAGCGATGGCCGAAGGCGACGTCTTAGCGACGATGTTTTTCGCGCTCGTTTTCGGCCTCGCACTTGCACTTCTGCGTGACGCGACGGACGATCCCCAGATCCGCGAGGGTGCCGAAACGATCTTCAATATCATGGAGACTGCTTCAGAAGCACTATTCAAGATTGTCTGGGGAATCATGGAATACGGTGTGATTGGCGTCTTCGCGCTCATGGCTGCGGTCTTCGGTGAAGCGGGCCCGGACGCGCTCGTCTCGTTTGGGCTGCTGATCGGGGCGATGCTGGTCGCGTGTCTGATCCACATCGCCATCACCCATCTCGGCGGGCTGATCATGCTTCTGACTCAACAGTCGCCGATCGCGTTTCTCGTCGGCTCGAAGGAGGCACTGATCACGGCACTCAGCATCCGGTCGAGCGCCGGCACACTGCCGGTGACAATGTCGAACGCCGAAGATAACCTCAGGATCAACGAGGGGGTGTATGGCTTTTCCCTGCCGCTTGGCGCGACGATCAACATGGACGGGACCGCGATGTATCAGGGCGTGGCTGCGATATTCGCGGCGAACCTCGTCGGCGTCTCGCTGTCTATAACCGAACAACTGATGGTAGTCGGGATTGCGGTGCTCGCAAGCATCGGTTCAGCAGGTGTCCCGGGAACGGGCCTGATCATGCTGACGCTCGTGTTGACCCAGTTGGGCCTGCCCCTCGAGGTGGTCGGGTTCGTCGCCGGTGTCGATCCGATCCTCGACCGGCTGCGGACGATGGTGAACATCTCGGGCGATCTGGCGGTCGCGACCGTCGTCGGCCACTGGAACGGCGCGGTCGATTTCGGTGCGGGCGTCTGGGATGGCACCGAAATCGGCGTCCCGACGGGCGACTGA